The genomic stretch AATGTTTGCCtgcacgctggtttgaaagttaacaTCTTAGAATATTTGCTTACCTGTGTTcatgaagttgttttttttttgtgaagagtTGCCATATAAAAGAAAAGCTATAACTGTAGGATGAGTGTCTGAAATTCTTGAACTTTATTAATAACATTAGATTAGTTAAAAACTTCATTATCTGTTCTGCCATATGATAGCAATAATTTTTTTCCAGTATTGTCCAAATGAAATCCCACTGTGCCACTATGAAGAGCAGCAAGAGGGACACAGGAGTGTTGTGCAAGCACTTGCCTGCATATCaagtgggcaatttttaaaagctatttctgcatgtaaaacccTTCCTATGTATCATTGCAACACTTGCATATCATGCCAGTTTCTGTGTTATGAAACAGAACAGAGGATTATTCCATTCCATATTACCCTACCTTATTATTTCTTTGTattatctctttctttttctctaccACAGGTGCAGTTTATTGCCATCCGCAGAAATGGGCAATGAAACCAAAGTGCTGGAATTTCTCCTCCTGGGATTCTCAGACCTCCCTGAACATCAGACACTTCTGTTTGTGCTTTTTCTTTCTGTGTATCTCATCACTGTATTGGGAAACAGCCTCATCATATTTGTGATCACTGTTAGTTGGCGTCTTCACACTCCCAtgtacttcttcttgggtaatCTCTCCATGGTGGACATGTGCTTCAGCTCAACCACTGTCCCCCGACTCTTGAGGGATCTGCTTTCTGAGGAGAAAATCATCTCCTTCCCTGCCTGCATTGCACAAGTCTACTTCCTGTTCTTTACGGGCAGCACGGAGTTTCTCCTGTTGGCCGTGATGGCCTTTGACCGTTGTGTGGCCATCTGTGACCCCCTGCGCTATGCCATGGTGATGAGCCGGAGGCTGTGCCTTGGTTTGGTGGCCGGGTCCTGGGTGGTGGCATCTCTCAACTCCACCTTGCATAGCCTACTGCTCTCCCGGTTGTCCTTCTGTGGTTCCATCACCATTCATCACTTCTTTTGTGATGTCCCACCACTACTAAAGCTCTCCTGCTCCGACACTTCCCTGAATGAGTTTGCTATGTTTAGTGAGGGAGCTTTGATAGTCATGGGGCCCTTTCTCTTCATTGTCCTCTCCTATGTACGCATCATCTCAGCCATCCTGAGGATCCGCTCTGCCCAAGGGAGAAAGAAGGCCttttccacctgctcctcccacctcactgtGGTGGTCTTTTTCTATGGCACAGTGATGTTCATCTACTTTCGGCCTTCCTCGATCTCTTCTCTGGACTATGACCGAGCAGTGAGTGTCATCTACTCCTCGGTAACCCCCATGCTTAATCCCTTCATATACAGTCTGAGAAATGCTGAAGTAAAGGGAGCCCTGGTCAAGCTCCTATAATCCTGACTGcctgcttaggggtagatttttaaaaaaagcgcatatcttataaaatcctggatcggcgcgagcaaggctgccgattttgggcagccagcacgcgccgagccgcgcagcctgcctccgttccctccgaggccgctccgaaatcggagcggcctcggagggaactttctttcgccctcccctcaccttcccctcccttcccctacctaacccacccccccggccctatctaaacccccccctacctttatccatggatttacgcctcccggagggagacgaaaatccacgcgtgccagcgggctgctggtgcaccgagacccgacccgggggcgattccggagggcatggccacgccccggaatgccccgggccgaaaccatgcgcctggacccgcccccgaaacaccgcatcccgcccccaaaatgccgcgtcattcggccctgcccccgacacgcccccgacacgcccccgacatgcccccttcagaaaaccccgggacctacgcgcgtcctggggctctgcgcgcgccggcagcctatgcaaaataggtgcaccggcgcgcaaggccctgctcgtgtaaatccgggcggatttacgcgagcagggcttttaaaatccgcccgttagtaaatagggccctgaGTGAGGTCAGACTTTGACAAACTCATTTTACATAGGATTGAGGGAAATTTATACTCATATGGAGAACTCATGAATTTTAATTCCTGGCATGGCTAAtgattctgtatgtgtgacttgGTTAAATTATTGTATTCCTGTACCTTTGCTCTAATatctggctctgtcactgattctgtgtgtgtgaccttggatGAGTCATTTTATCTTactgaggttcatattcagaggtatttagctggataattcacatgttatctggctaaatgccaatttttaaatattttgtgcacttatccagctaaaccttAGCCAAATAAtgtaggggcattccggggaagTTTCTGGGAGCagttaggttagctggataagttatctggttaactctgatattcagagtggGCATATCCAGCCAACTCTGGTCATGCAGTAGAGCTATCCTATagttagccagaaaaacttaCCAGCTATGATTTTATGTGTTGAGCTGTTTCATGctcttttatgtttatttttttattgtaccccgccctgaatgtaggaagggtgggtaacaagtgttttaaaacaaaaaaataaaaaaaaaatagccatttacaatagaaaaaaggtgggatccaagatggcggatcTGACCAGACATGCCTGAGATTGTCCTTGTAGGCCCTTCGCCTATTTTCCTCACTATGCTGCATTCTGCAAGGAAAAGGCGAGCCAGAGAATGTGAAGCTCTAGCCGCTTCCCCAGCTTTACCTTTACAGGGTCTGATGGACACTcatgtgatctgggaaactgtaaCTCTGGGAGTTGGCTCGCAGCGGGGTGACCAGGTGGAAGCTGAACCTTCCATCCTGCAGGATATGCAAACAACTCTGTACCCGGAAGATCAAAGCCTCCAGAAAATCCAACAACGGTGCGACTCTCCAGCCATCTCCACGCTTCGCAACAAAGcgaggctgaagaaggagacatCTTGAATCTGGGAAGCAGGAGTGAACCGGGAGATCCATTAAGGTCCCCTGGAGCTCCCGCTGGCCTCGGAGAAGCTGCAGACAGTGCTCACTTTCGGCAGCTGGAGAGGGAGGACTATATTCATTCTTCCTAAAAAAGAACTGGTAAGGCCTGCAATAATGTCTTTGGATATAATATGGGATGCAATTCAGACTTTAAACGACAACTTATTTCAACAGTTGAGTCCACTTGTTATTTTTCTTAATCAAGTGGACTCTGGATTAAAATTGGTTGACAAAGCTGTGGAAGAAAATAAATCTTCTTGAGTATCTTTGGAAGAAGAGTTTAAAGATTTTTCTAACCTTCAgccaaataaaattaaagaaaatcagaTGTTACCAACAAGTTGGAACAATTAGAAAATCAAATAAGGGGAAAGAATCTtagatttataaattttcctaaagatcCTTtggtcccacctagggacatgtAGAAAAAATATCTAACTCAGATCTTGAAAATTCCAGAACCAGCACTTCCCCTGGTGTCCAGTGTATACTATAAACCGCTATTTAAGAAGGATCTCATTACTCAAAAAGGTTTCCAAGTCCTTACACCTGTATTACCAGAACTAGATCTTACCAATATCTTGGAGATAACTCAAAAAGATCAAGTTAAACCATCTATATTAATCGTTTTCTTTTTGTTGGAGTGAATATTACGAATGTTTTTATGACATCATCAAGAGAAGGTTTGGATTTAAAAGTTAGCGCTTTTCCAGATTTAGCAAGGAGTACCCAAATGAAGAGGAAACAATTACTTCAATGGAGGCCCCAAGTTTTACAACTGGGAGCCTTATTTctattaaaatatccatgtaaatgtgcaATTAAATACCAGAATtccttttaagttttattttctcctttacagctttcaaatttttgaaggacaaAGTGTTATCTTTTTCTAGTTCATCCCCAGTAGCTGCCGAATGAGCAGCTATTGGGGACGAACTGTAGCTAATTCGGTCATATATTTATAGCCTCCTGTTTGTTAGATCCTATTTCTTTATTATGTAAGATTATTCCTCAGGGTGTGAAtgtatatcccatgttactgaggACTTAATATGCAGAGAATAAGTGGTAGAActtatagtttattttttttattgtaatttcaaTTATCTCCTATATCTCTGTTTGCAAATTCAAGTGTAATTCTTGAAATGTAATTAAAAAtctagaaataaaaaattaaataaataaaaaataaaataatagccgTTTATATTCAATATGGAGACTGCACCACcaaatatccctccaaagttagctggataagtttatgcaGTTAaaagagtcattcatcaaaatgtgttgtgGCATTAAAGCCCGCGAAAGTGCTATAATGAATGCGTTAAtgccaaaggggcagattttcaaggatttatgcgcatagggggggttatgcgctctgggcctattttcaaaaagcctggcggtgcgcgtaaagccccgggacgcgcatttGTCtcagggcttttctgaatgggcaggcAGGGGGTGAGACAGGGGTGTGGTAGATGGTCCGTGGGTGTGGCGGAGTGGCCCAGGGGCAGTCCGGGAGGTGAGGCCGAGGACTCTGGCACAGGGGGATTACGCGCTGGCATTTGACCGGCGTGCGCaagttccaaaacaaaggtacgggAGGGTGTTTCTTTAGGGCTAGGGgacgggacagggaggggaagggaggggaaggtgggggggggggagggaacggggaaagccagaggggctccctgagggctcagtgcacgcaatttgcactagtgtgcacccccttgcgcgtgctgatccgtgattttaaaacatgcgcgcagctgcacgtgcatgttgtagaattgggcgtacatttgtgcgtgccgggttgcacgcacaaatgtacgcccgcgtgtatgtttaaaaatctgctccGTAATGCATGCGATAGTCGCTGTAGTGCAAttgtaaatttttcaaaggggcgggattggggagggattaataaaaatgaggggcattatcatgTTCTTTTAATGCTGGAattcctggcattaagctatgCTATATGCCTGAAACAGCCGTAATGGTATAGAGTTCATCatgctagggcaagagaacatctttgtgagattttccttactccaaatgacatcaaatcttaattgagaacataagaacatgagaacatgctatactgggtcagaccaagggtccatcaagcccagcatcctgtttacaacagtggccaatccaggccataagaacctggcaagtacccaaaaactaagtttattccatgttaccgttgctagtaatagcggtagttattatctaagtcaacttaattaatagcaggtaatggacttctcctccaagaacatatccaatcctttttcaaacacagctatactaactgcactaacaacatcttctggcaacaaattccagagtttaattgtgtgttgagtgaaaaagaactttctcctattagttttaaatgtgccatatgctaacttcatggagtgccccctagtctttctattatccgaaagagtaaaaaccgattcacatctacccgttctagacctctcatgattttaaacatctctatcatatcccccctcagtcgtctcttctccaagctgaaaagtcctaacctctttagtctttcctcatagcggagctgttccattccccttatcattttggtagcccttctctgtaccttctccatcgcaattatatcttttttgagatgcggcgaccagaattgtcaaggtgcggtctcaccaaggagcgatacagaggcattatgacattttctgttttattcaccattccctttctaataattcccaacattctgtttgcttttttgactgctgcagcacactgaaccgacaatttcaatgtgttatccactatgatgcctaaatctctttcttgggtagtagcacctaatatggaacctaacattgtgtaactatagcatgggttatttttccctttatgcatcaccttgcacttatccacattaaatttcatctgccattttgatgcccaattttccagcctcacaaggtcttcctgcaatttatcacaatctgcttatgatttaaccactctgaacagttttgtatcatccgcaaatttgattacctcacttgtcgtatttctttccagatcaatatattgaaaagtaagggtcccaatacagatccctgaggcactccactgcccactcccttccacttagaaaattgtccatttaatcctactctctgtttcttgtcttttagccagtttgtaatccacaaaaggacatcaccacctatcccatgactttttatttttcctagcagcctttcatgaggaactttgtcaaatgccttctgaaaatccaagtacactacatctaccggttcacctttatccacatgtttattaactccttcaaaaaagtgaagccgatttgtgaggcaagacttgccttgggtaaagccatgctgattttgttccattaaaccatgtctttctatatgttctgtgattttgatgtttaggacactttccactatttttcctggtactgaagtcaggctaactgctctgtagtttcccgagtcactcttggagccctttttaaatatttgggttacattagctatcctccagtcttcaggtacaatggatgattttaatgataggttacaaatttttactaataggtctgaaatttcattttttagttccttcagaactctggggtgtatatcatccggtccaggtgatttactactcttcagtttgtcaatcaggtctaccacatcttctaggttcaccgtgatttgattcagtccatctgaatcattacccatgaaaaccttctcctatacgggtacctccccaaaatcctcttcagtaaacaccgaagcaaagaaatcatttaatctttccacgatggccttatcttctctaagtgcccctttaaccccttgatcatttaacggtccaactgactccctcacaggctttctgcttcggatatattttgaaaagtttttactgtgagtttttgcctcttcggccaact from Rhinatrema bivittatum unplaced genomic scaffold, aRhiBiv1.1, whole genome shotgun sequence encodes the following:
- the LOC115082272 gene encoding olfactory receptor 1361-like, whose protein sequence is MGNETKVLEFLLLGFSDLPEHQTLLFVLFLSVYLITVLGNSLIIFVITVSWRLHTPMYFFLGNLSMVDMCFSSTTVPRLLRDLLSEEKIISFPACIAQVYFLFFTGSTEFLLLAVMAFDRCVAICDPLRYAMVMSRRLCLGLVAGSWVVASLNSTLHSLLLSRLSFCGSITIHHFFCDVPPLLKLSCSDTSLNEFAMFSEGALIVMGPFLFIVLSYVRIISAILRIRSAQGRKKAFSTCSSHLTVVVFFYGTVMFIYFRPSSISSLDYDRAVSVIYSSVTPMLNPFIYSLRNAEVKGALVKLL